The DNA sequence ATGATCCTTCAAAGCACTGCCACAACATCAAGAGGCTGGAAACCGAAATGACCAATGAGACTCCTGTGTCAAATCTAACTTGGGAAATACTAGACGCTGACAATGAAATTAGCAAGAAAAGAAGAGGTGAATTCCCACCCCAGAAATCTCTCCCTGCGAAGATCAGGAAGAATTCAGTGAGCAGAATTTTGATGGAGTCGTATTTGGGAGCCGTGCGTGACAGTCAAccaaaggaagaaaagcagagaAGGTTGCCGAATGGCGCTGGTAAAGTTCAACTATTGCAAGACGTTTCTGAAAATCATGGTTCTTCGGCACCCAAAAAGCATGAATGTTCTCACTTGTGGGACAGTGATGTTGATTCAGAGGAAGAAATTAAAATGTTGGTTGAATCAGAAGATGCACGCAGTTTGGAAATGAATCTGGGAAATGAAGTTGACCTGGAAGTGGTTGGTGACGATTTTGTTCTGACTCCAAATATCCTTCGGGTCCAGGGATCCAAAATTTCTGAAGAGTTAGACGACGAGCGGGACTATGATTCGGCAGATACTGATGAAATTCTGTCCAACTGCAGAAGTTCTGGCAAGCAAAAAGTAATTACTGAAACTATAAATAGTGCAAATACCAAGCTGGAGAAGAATAGTGAGACTAAAGCAACTAGAGGAAAGAGAAAGGCCAGTTCTAAACTTATTACGGGGGATTTTAGTCAGAGTGGAAAATCAAGCTCGGATGAAGAGGATACCAGTGGGAATGAAGATTCAGATTATGAGGCTATGATGGCCAACTGTTACCGGCTTGAGCTTTCTCTAGCGGATTTGGAGAACCTGGCAAAAGGGCCTTCAGCCAGTTCTGAAGAGGACTGCCAAAGGCCTACTTCACACAAGGAACCTAGTCAGTCTTCAGCAGCGGTATTGccacacaaaacaaagccatCAGCAGCAAAGTCTGGCAACACACCCGATGCTATTTTGGCGGCTATTTTGGCAGATGACAGTAGTGATGAGATGTGTGATAGAATGAAAAAGAAGAGGAAAACCTCATCTCTGAGCCTTCCAGCCTTCGTGGGAACAAAGTCCCTCTGTGGGCTAATGAATGGGGCTCAACCGGACTTTAACgtgagaagaaaaaagcaggagGACTTCATGATGACAGAATCTGAATCGAAGCCAACACTGGGTTCCTCCTCAGATTCAGTACTGTCAGAAAAGCAAAGCGACGACACAGAAACCCCAACAAATCAACCAAAAGACAAAGCGGTGAATTCAAAGCCCTTGTCAATTAACGGCGACATGGCAGCGAAGAGAGAGAATGGAGAATCAGAGGAGGCCAGCAGCTCAGAGGATGAAGAAGCCGAACGATCACCCAAAAAGTCCAAACGGCAAcctaaaataaaagtaaaatccaATGATGCACCCAGCTGCGGATCTCAACCCAGTTTGTCGGATACCCAGTATTCAGCAAGCGGGGATTCCAAAGGGAACCGTGGTCAGATTAAGGATGTTGTGCTTCCAAAAATGCCTCAGTCTTATTCTGAGAAGACGGAACCCCATAATAAGACTCCTCAGTGTCCAGGGATCGCACGGACATCTGAGAAGCAGCAGGAGGACAACCAGAAACGTCTTGCGGCCCTGGAGCAGAAACAGAAGGAGGCCGAGCAACAGAAGAAGCTCATCCAGAGTGCTCTGTCCAAATTGGTAAGttttgcggattcagccaagtGCTACAAGTTTGGCATAATGAAATGAGCCAGGAAAATGGGCTCATTCAAGCATCTCTCTTCTTTCCTAAGGACAAACCTGGGACCAGTCAAGGCAAACACGTCGTGTTTTACTCCGATGACGAAAGCGAAGAGGAGGTACAAGTTGCCACTGAAAACCCAAGCAAGACCTTGTTTGAGGACAGCTCTGAGTTGTCCGAAGACAGTGCTAGCGAAGTGGAACCAGGCAAACTCAGACAGTCCAGCAAAGATTTCACCGTCAAGGTATGTTTTGTAAGCTATTTAAGTTAATATAAttctgtgtttttattgtcAGTGAATGATGGTTACCACTGTAAAGATTTGGTGTTAATTGTCAGGTGTCTGAATGAAAAAAGATCTCACTAATttcattggtttcatttttatcTGCTGAACGGTTTAATATATTCCTATATAGGAATTTCAGAAACAGGGAGGCAGCAAACTGTTTCTcagcagtgaggatgaggatgatgaagaagaagaagaagatgatgaTCAGAGGTTTCACATCAAGCCCCAGTTTGAGGGCAAGGCTGGACAGAAGGTGAGAATGCTTGGTGGTCTGTGACTCGGTGGATTAGGATGCTGTATCTGTAACTGGAATCTCACATGTTCCAATCCCagagttggcagagtgatttcggtGTTGGGTCATTTACCCGCAGTTACTGTCTGGTGCTGCTGTCTCAGAAATGCAGATTgctgtaaataaaaacatctgctaaagcaggggtggccaatcttatatGCAAAGGATTGGTGTGTATGTAGGCTTTTGGggcaacctttaggtcagctgtccaAACTCAGGTGTGAGGACTTTATAGCTAATCGGTCCtccaattagtaatctaattagggagttgcaacgAAAACCCGCACACGCACCAGCCCTTTCTGGTTAAGATTGCTCACCCTATGCTAAAGAAATCTAAATTGTCGGTGTGTGTGGTTTCTGGGGGAAGAAACTTATGTTACCGATTTTTCCACCATGTAGCTAATGAAGCTGCAGTCCAGATTCGGGACTGATGAGAGATTTCGCATGGATTCCAGATTTCTGGAAAGTGATGAGGAGGCCAGTACTGCAGGTCAGGCTGCACATGATACTAATGTTGAGACTTGATTttccaaataaaatatatagcTGTCTACCAGCTTCTTTATTTTCCTAAAAAATAATCAGTTCTgaattctgtggggaaaatatgatttaaaaaaaaaaaaaaacatttttcgtATTCTTTTTCAGCCATTTGGTTAGATCATGTTGTTCAGTTTCATTGCGGAAATCTCTTCTAATACCTCAGGCACAGAAGACAATCATGTTTTTATGTTTCATGTTTTCTGTTAAACTTTTTATTCTTTCTTATTTTCAATACAGATCCTAAGTCTTGCAGTGGTCTTGAGGTAGAGCTGGAagaggaaaaaaagaagaatCTAAATATCTTGGAAAGCGTTCTGCATGTCGGCCTGCAGGCTTCTGAGGCAAGCAAAGAAAGTGTAAAGAGCAAAACATTTAGGTAAGGATTACCTTAAATGTGCCATAGAATGTATTTTTCAGTGTTTTGAAATGTTCTGTGCGGTCTACATAGAATGTATGTGAACTTGGTTTGGATGGAAAATGTACAGAAGTGGTTTTACAGGCCCATTTACAACCCAAATTTGGCCCAAGAAAGAAACGAGATGTTTTCCCTTATTTGGTGGGCTCATTAATATGTTGATTAGCTCTTTTTTGATTGGCTGACAGTGAGGCACTGAAATGGCTCATACAGAACCAGCATCTCTACAGTCATGTACTGCATTACAACATTTCAGTCGACGGACCACGTATGTGATGGTGGTCCCATTAGATTGTAACAGCTGAAAAATTCCTGTGCCCTATAACGTTATAGTGCAACGCACTACTCGTGTTCGTGGCGAAGCTATGTGAACAAACCTACTGCCCTGCCAGTCGTGTATCACTGTATCGCATGCAGTAATGTACAGTACATAGTagaatgaaaataaataataaagtatgCATTTGCCGTATAAAGCGATATGTGCGGCAATTTTTTGTAGTAACAGCGCAAAGGCGTATAAAAAGAATGAAGTGCACAGTAGCCGTGTGAAGGTTAGGATGCACCAGTGAATGCGTAcctgcgtaccagttatgtgcatccCCATAATAAACATCTATGTTACCAGTTCATGCATTTACTATTCTGTACTTTTTACCGTTATTTTGTACTCTTTCTGCTTTGCCACACGTAACGGTAATACTCCCACTTCAGCCTATAGACAAACATTGGTATAGTCACAACTTTATTAGCATTGTAACAAGAACATGGAAATTATTTTGCATCTCAGTCAACAAATGATTTTTCGATGCTAGATTCATCATGCAATTTTTTGCCAAGGACTCCAAACAGCAAGCCGGGCAGCTGGTAAATGTATCGTTTGCGACGAATCTGGACTTCtgcttttaattgttttatttttacttctATATTGAATAGGTATTTGCTTAGCGAAGCGAAAGTCTCGTCAATGTCAGTATCCCAGATTCATAATGTTTATTGCAAGGGCAACTTACACAGCTGGAACCATGCGAGTAAGCTTTTAGGAAACCCTTGATCAGGATTTTCCTTCTTATCATACTAGTAATAAATAACCTTTCATTAGTGGCTGtcagtatttatgtgtttttcttCGCCAGTTTGTGGAAAACTGAGCACACACCCTTGCAGGTCCATTGGGCTTGAAAGTGGGCTGGTGTACGTTAAGTTTGGGGGTGTAGTTAAGGCTTGCATAACGGTCTACGGTTTTTGAATCAGCCCATTTTACCTCCTCCTTttacatatgcaggattcagatTTCAAATAGTACAATAATATTTGAGATTCACAGCGTGTCAGTTCCTTGTATTGAACTCTCCTTATTTTCACTATGTCTAAGTCAGTCCTATTTTCATTACATGGCGCCTTTAGGCTCCTGGGGCCTGTCAGGATTTGCTGTTTGACGGTGCACGTGATCTACAGCATTTTCTTTGCTGATCATTTTAACGTTCTGCCTTCTGTCTCTTCAGAGATGTGTCAGCCTTACACTATGATCCCACTAAAGAAGAACATGCAGCTTTCGAAACAAAACCTGAGGAACCCAAGAAAGAAAGGTACCGCTGCGTGTTGGCGTGCATTGAGCTCGCCTCATGCCGTCCATGCGGGACCGTAGTGCAAAGGCGGCAGGAATCCCACGTCGATCGGAGAACAGCTTTGTAACATAAATGTCTCCCTGTTTGTTTTCGTACCACAGCAAAGCCGCAAGGCGTAAGAAACGCGAGGCGGCGGAGAAACTCCCCGAAGTGTCCAAGGACATCTTCTACAACGTAGCGATGGACCTGAAGGAGGTGTTCGGACCCACAGACATTGCTGATGGGAAAGATCCTGTAGCGTGGGATAAAAAGGACGAGGAGACGACGAAAGAGCTGGATAATAGGGCTGGAAATGCAACAACTGAAAGCGAATCGTCGGGCTTCAGATTCTCATTCTTCGGCGACGACCCGGTGGAGGACACCACTGTGAAAGGTTCGATTGTTGGGAAAGATCAGGGCCTTGTGTTAGAATGGCCCCTGGATCGCGATCAAGGAGAGGCTCTTGCAGAGAGTCAACCTGAGCAGGTTTTATGAAAAAACAGTCAGATTAAAATGATTTTTGCATAAGCATGTCTGATGGTGCattttaacttaaaaaaaagTTAGATCGTGGGCACTgagaattgtttttgcttgtgcaAATCTTGATTGTGCTCCTCCCCAAATCTCCCCCCTTTCTGTCCTTTCAGATGACTACAAGGTGGAGCTGCTGAAGGGAGCAAAGGTGGCGTGGCAAGCCGATCCCCGTTTTCAAGACAGCAGctctgaggaggaagaggaggaggagaaggagcaggaggaggagtaTGAAAATCAGCCTCAGCCAGCCAGTTCCAATGAGTAAACCAATTTTCCCTTGCCTACCAGCTTTTAcagtgacatggggagaaccagttaaacttttttttattttatttttttgcttatttCAGGGGACCAGTACAAccgaagaaaacatttttctttttctttgaagATGATGAAAGGTTGAAAGGTATGTGTATCCCACAATTCTTAGCGTGCTGTGCGTCCGTCAAGAAATGTGGGGGCATGACCAGTGTTCAAGGGGGGCGGAACTTCCTGTGTGTGACACACTCATTCTCTCCACCCACCTGCTTTGGATTGGCTGCTCAGAAGGACCCAAGATGTTTTGCCGAATGGGAAAACTAGAAGACCAGAGGGAGACATGGGAGGAGACTCGTTCCTTGTTGATTGAGGTAACTGTCTCCGTACAAGTCGGCTGTGTCATTTAAAATTAGTTTCTCCAAGTTGCTCTGATTGtgaatattttataatattaaatgAATTGTCAAGTCATGAAGTCTTTCTTAATGActaactttttttaaaatgtgtatATAGGAGTACAGGAAGAAGCACAAGAATGCAAAACGAAGGGCGAAGACTTCATGGAAGAGCTAATATGAAGACACAACTGGACTGGCTTGTCCTGCCGACAGGACGCACTCAGATTGTCACTATAGTGACGCCGTCTGTAAAATAGGTTTCACGACTGGCTAAATATTCAGTTTGGATTAATGGATACAGTTGCTAGCTTTGTCACAAATAAAAGGCAGATAATCTGTCTATGGTATTCCTCTTCTAACTAACCCTGACCTGATTTAGATATTTGCCTGGCGTTATCTTCCACCACCAGGGTCTGGTAAAACTTTATGTATACCAACATGATCACCAAAActtattttactttattattattattattattattattttagattatccatttattttccaaatgtaaacagaatttaccgagAATAAGGCGTTCGCTGAAAATTGGTTTCAAACAGATCTGGTTTTAAGCCTTGTTCAGAATTATCTTGGCATTTCAGCATTCTGGGTATAGTTTGTCTTTCGAAGGAAAATGACCGTGTATTCCCCAATAGCATAAAGGCTTTTTTAATCTTTATGATGTATATAAATTCATAGACATGCATAAATGTTTAGACAGGTATCGGGAGCACTTTGCGACGTTTCGTACCAAGTACAAAGACCCCGATCTTTATCAACCATCTAACCTTTCACACGATTTGTCTCATGTTGACTGATTAGTATCTCTATCATGCACAACATATAACAGGTTTTCTTTGATAGCTGCTCCAGCTTTTAAATCAGTAGTGATAAAGCACGATGTGTTGTACTCGTTTTTTGCAGGATTAAGCTCCGCCCCTAATCCAGATGCTTCAGGCTGACGGGCACAATCCTAAATTTAAAAGCCCAGATCACATGACAACTCGGCAAAAATGATTAGCTTATTAGAGCATAAAAGGGGATGTTTCACACCCAGGCAAAATCATGTGGATATTTGTTTCAATAGCATCTGAGTGTCTGTATATTTTGTCAATATGTAGCCATAGTGCTGTACTAAATGGTATAGCTGCCTGAATACCACAGATTTatgataaattaacatctgttcaTTAATCTTTTGTGTGGTTCAGCACGGACGGTTGGAAGTACCTACcaaaagtggtccaaggaaggGCAACTGTTGTATTTTCCAACAGCTGGGCCCATTCACACACTTGAACATTTATAGATGCCAAAGCTGTAATAATTTTCTAAATATTGTTCTGTACTACATTGGTCTCCAGTCTGATTTACAATAAAAGCTACTTTAAGTACTTTAAATAATCTGTGAAgttataatgggggggggggggggggagtaattaATTGCCCCCTGTGCACGCGGTCGATGCGTCGCTGTCCCCTGTTGTAGTAACGGCTTGATTACTTACTAGGTAAGACACCACTAGAGAACACTCATTCATGTGCACGTGGAATGCAGGCAAAACGCATGAAAACATGCAAATGTCGTGGTTAAATTCACAGCCCCCTATCTACGTGGCTGCACACCTTATCTCCAAATAGCTATTTTAAATCGACAAGGTGTTGATTCTTTATTGCAGTTGTGTCAGCTGACGCAGACCTGCTGCTCCTCTGTGGTGCTCTGTCTTCCCAACCACCTGCAAGTCAATCCTCAAGAATGCATTTCATGttctataattttttttctatagaAAGGTGCATACATTTTCAATATATTGAAAATTTTCAAGCTTTAGATATagtatgttttcattttattgtttcCTTTTTAGAACCAAGTATTCAATTGTGTTGTTATTTCGGTGCTCTGTACTATTTTTTAATAACACGTCCAGCACACAATGTGCTTCCTGCGGTTTCCGGGAGGTCGCGGTTTGTGCCTCTGTTTAACGCTGGCAGCGTTTCATAGCGCCCTCTAGCGGTGCTGGGAACTTTTGCACGCACGAATAGCTGGTTGCCCCCAAGCGCTTCGGGCGAGTACATGAATGGTGCAGCCCAGTAAGGAAATGTAAACGCTGTGTCAGCAAGTAAGTTCATGAAGAATAAGCTGGCTAAAAGGCATTTAGTCAAGGTCCCCGATTCTACTTGCCCTCGCACTAGTTTGCATAAACGAGTTTTAGCTCTGTATCAGAAACGGCGACTATGTTACAATTAAATCGGGCAGATCGCCATTTTTAAGCTTTCACAAAATTGGGAACATGTATTATTTGGATGGCTTTTAATCTTTATGAAAAATATGGTCGTGTTTGATGAAATTGACGGCGAGTTGAAGCGTTCAGTGCTTCTCGCTTTTTGCGTTGGTGGGTAACTATGCAGAAGAAGCGCCTCGCTCGTTTTGCACGTAGCTCTCTGCTGGGTTGCACAATTTCAGTACAAACATTGGGGGAAGGGAAGGGGCGTGGGGACACGAGGTGCACGTTTTTGTCATAGATACTATAATGCATAGCTATTGCATTTTATGTCCTAGAACAGCGTCATCTTAGATGTACATGCGGAACAGGGTACGCTGAGTACGACAAATGTGCACATCCTACTGCGTTGGCTActgtctttttttctttgtaCTTGTAAACACGACATTGTGGTTTATTAATTCATAACAAAAACAAGTTCAAAGCCCCCTGTCTTCAGATATTAACTGGGAGGAGGGCGGGACAGCTTATCGTTTCAGTGAACTAACGGTTTGACTGTATTTTGCATTTGTGTAAATACTGTGAAgacttaattatttttttctttcacccGGAACTACAGTGTAAATAGCCTATCGAAATTCATCCTAAAGCCAATGAAAAAATAGGTCACAAACTAGAATACCCTATCTCTAAATTTGTATGAggtttaaaaatgaaatttgtTTCTCATTTTAGTTTTTGTTATACTTATCGTTTTAAATATGTTTGCAGGACAGAAAGTATTCCGACATTTTAAAAGTGAAGCTGGCTTTTCAATAACGGGTTTGATTCACTGTTATGCCAACTTTTTGATAGTGTTATAACCGTGGAAATAATCATTCCCAGACAACAAAAAGGCTATAGATTAATTAAGAGAACGTTTGATCACGGTTTTTATATGGGTTCAAAAATGCCTTGCATTTGAGCTGTGTATGTTTTCATTGGCCAATAAATGATCACTTGACAAAGAAACATGTTTTCTAAAGCTTGACAGTGTAGAAATTAGATCGCTgcgaaggggggtgggggtcggaTACGTGCTACCTTTAGAGTATCAACTGGATAAATTCAGCTCACTTCCAAGGTCTCTGCATAGTTACCATACAGCTAGGAATCTTGACAGCGTGATGTGATTGGAGAGAACAGGTCCAGCCCCCTGCCTTACATATAAAAACCCATTTCCATCTGAGACACAGATGTTTAAAGACACACATAAACCCACTGACAAGATGGGGGCTGATGAACATAAAACATGCCCAGACAAAGAGTGACACAGTTTAACATGAAACCAAACTTGCTAGCAGAATATCGTTCCTTAAGGATAATAATAAAGACATTTGCCTTAAAAAGTGAACTTTGCGTGTGCTTAAACAGGTGGTTGTCGTTTTTTTCAGGTTTCTCTATAAGTCTGCACAACATGCTATGttcaatgtttttcttttttttccctaaggaacactttttgtctgataacatggagtttgcatgttctccccgtgtcgtcgtggggtttcctttagGTACTCAGGTTTCCcgtcacagtccaaaaataggACAAGGTGAATCGGACTTGTCAGATTGTTCATAGGTGTGGAAGTGGGTGTGAATAGTGTGTCCCCTGTCTTGAGTTACTCCCTGCCTTGTGATCATAGCTTCTGGATCTTTGCAACCCTGCATgggacaagcaggtacagaagatggatggaaattgaTTTTGCTTCTGCTTCTGCTACAGAAATCGGATGTCGGTGTCACTCATGATAAATACGGAACTTTTACCTTCCTACGCATATTAAAAACTCTGGGGGGATCTCCATCACAGCCCTATCTGAACAGTGCAGTGAAGCAGAAGAGGATGAATGTGCTATTCAGGTCAGCAAGACCCATCGTTACCTTTGTAAGACAGTCACTAAGGAGACGGACTGACTGAAAAACACGAGGCAAGCAACAGCTCCATTTAACTATTCACTTCAGAAATCAAGTTAATACGGTTTTTTAAGAGTTTTGCTTCATGCCAATGTGTTGGATTTGGTATAGTAGTAAAAACAATACCGGCAGATATTAACTCTGCAGTTGAATTTGTGACCACGCTGCGTTATTTAACTGCACGTTTATTAATGTGTGAATAGTAGATAAGTTGTTCATTGATAATACAGACCATTCCCTGGttggtaagaaaaaaaaacaaaactgcctTGCCCTAACAATGGCTCCTCTGTGTAACGCCCATGAAgttgaaaaacacacacaagccgTA is a window from the Brienomyrus brachyistius isolate T26 chromosome 8, BBRACH_0.4, whole genome shotgun sequence genome containing:
- the nol8 gene encoding nucleolar protein 8 produces the protein MQEAKDVKRLYIGGLSHTISQKDIKDRFGKFGEVSDVEIVTREDLTGVPLKTFGYININISDASLKKCMTVLNKSRWKGETLQIEVAKESFLHRLALERQQAAAKTQTSKVDPKETLMDSFKKAGVENFHMKSAVPGTEVPGHKDWVVSKFGRVLPVLHLKNQVKKKVFKYDPSKHCHNIKRLETEMTNETPVSNLTWEILDADNEISKKRRGEFPPQKSLPAKIRKNSVSRILMESYLGAVRDSQPKEEKQRRLPNGAGKVQLLQDVSENHGSSAPKKHECSHLWDSDVDSEEEIKMLVESEDARSLEMNLGNEVDLEVVGDDFVLTPNILRVQGSKISEELDDERDYDSADTDEILSNCRSSGKQKVITETINSANTKLEKNSETKATRGKRKASSKLITGDFSQSGKSSSDEEDTSGNEDSDYEAMMANCYRLELSLADLENLAKGPSASSEEDCQRPTSHKEPSQSSAAVLPHKTKPSAAKSGNTPDAILAAILADDSSDEMCDRMKKKRKTSSLSLPAFVGTKSLCGLMNGAQPDFNVRRKKQEDFMMTESESKPTLGSSSDSVLSEKQSDDTETPTNQPKDKAVNSKPLSINGDMAAKRENGESEEASSSEDEEAERSPKKSKRQPKIKVKSNDAPSCGSQPSLSDTQYSASGDSKGNRGQIKDVVLPKMPQSYSEKTEPHNKTPQCPGIARTSEKQQEDNQKRLAALEQKQKEAEQQKKLIQSALSKLDKPGTSQGKHVVFYSDDESEEEVQVATENPSKTLFEDSSELSEDSASEVEPGKLRQSSKDFTVKEFQKQGGSKLFLSSEDEDDEEEEEDDDQRFHIKPQFEGKAGQKLMKLQSRFGTDERFRMDSRFLESDEEASTADPKSCSGLEVELEEEKKKNLNILESVLHVGLQASEASKESVKSKTFRDVSALHYDPTKEEHAAFETKPEEPKKESKAARRKKREAAEKLPEVSKDIFYNVAMDLKEVFGPTDIADGKDPVAWDKKDEETTKELDNRAGNATTESESSGFRFSFFGDDPVEDTTVKDDYKVELLKGAKVAWQADPRFQDSSSEEEEEEEKEQEEEYENQPQPASSNEGPVQPKKTFFFFFEDDERLKEGPKMFCRMGKLEDQRETWEETRSLLIEEYRKKHKNAKRRAKTSWKS